Proteins encoded in a region of the Melioribacteraceae bacterium genome:
- a CDS encoding bacteriohemerythrin, which translates to MPFVDFTEEEKVNIASIDKQHSEIAFIINKVHSDFTAGKRATFIDHLKLLIEEIEKHFETEEGYMKQYHFPGYISHKLEHDRFYNQWVSRFDKIKNDDKTMVDMEQIDGLKRWFFNHLQLSDKKVGEFLNSKGIT; encoded by the coding sequence ATGCCGTTCGTTGATTTTACAGAAGAAGAGAAAGTAAACATCGCATCTATTGACAAGCAGCATAGTGAAATTGCCTTTATAATCAATAAAGTCCACTCGGATTTTACTGCCGGAAAAAGAGCCACGTTTATTGATCACCTGAAGTTACTGATTGAAGAAATTGAGAAGCATTTTGAGACGGAAGAAGGGTATATGAAGCAGTATCATTTTCCCGGCTATATTTCTCACAAACTTGAACACGACCGGTTTTACAATCAATGGGTCAGCCGTTTCGATAAAATAAAAAATGATGATAAGACCATGGTGGATATGGAGCAGATCGACGGGCTTAAAAGATGGTTTTTCAATCATCTCCAGTTAAGCGATAAAAAAGTTGGCGAGTTTCTAAATTCAAAAGGGATAACATAG